Proteins encoded in a region of the Triticum dicoccoides isolate Atlit2015 ecotype Zavitan chromosome 3A, WEW_v2.0, whole genome shotgun sequence genome:
- the LOC119272835 gene encoding L-type lectin-domain containing receptor kinase IX.1-like, whose product MRPHRLLLVSVYTCLSYSSSLLIATALSFSFNFSSSDDLCDTELRCEHDARMVSGAIELTKNELKANFFSVGRASYARPVPLWNNATGEVASFSSNFTFRIRPKNETDENLRLCSLSHVTRDGAGDGMAFFLAHFPSRLPPNSVGENLALFNDSNRFNAAGDDRTVAVEFDAYPNSWDHSDNHVGIDVNSIDSRAYTNVTKRLVSDDAVMTAEISYDNRTGVLIARLRIDGDKPYMVNASVDMKANLPHEVAIGFAASTGICSELHQVMSWLFSSTLDDATVATSSTSPRRRLVRVLSAFRSSSFSCVALRHRRRPSPSATHMGEAEFERGVGPRRYRYRELVAATKDFAEEGKLGRGGFGNVDRGSLSDQDRPVAIKMLSAESSAQGRKEFESEVKIISQLRHRNLVHLLGWSDSRKGLLLVYELVPEGSLDRHIYNTDRLLTWSERYRIILGLGSAVRYLHTEWDQCVLHGDIKPSNILLDSSRSTKLADFGLARLVEHGAGPRTTHVVMGTAGYIDPEFVRTRRPITESDVYNFGIVVLEWIWNLYEKGAIVEAVDERLKGDKQLDDCKWQLHRALVVGLWCTHPRPGVRPSVVQLMNVLQSEDVTLPTLSRPGPSDISPGSHAYNASSSVNVCSDDVSWATTGR is encoded by the exons ATGAGGCCTCATCGCCTCCTACTCGTCTCCGTGTACACTTGTCTGAGCTACTCATCGTCCTTGCTAATTGCTACCGCGCTCTCCTTCAGCTTCAACTTCTCCAGCTCCGACGATCTCTGTGACACGGAGCTCAGATGCGAACATGACGCGCGCATGGTCTCCGGCGCTATCGAGCTAACAAAGAACGAGCTCAAAGCCAACTTCTTCAGCGTCGGCCGAGCATCATATGCTCGGCCGGTGCCGCTCTGGAACAACGCCACCGGTGAGGTGGCCAGCTTTTCCTCCAACTTCACGTTCCGGATCAGGCCCAAGAACGAGACGGACGAAAATCTTCGTCTATGCAGCTTGAGCCACGTCACTCGTGACGGTGCTGGTGACGGCATGGCTTTCTTCCTGGCGCACTTCCCGTCGAGGCTCCCTCCCAACAGCGTCGGGGAGAACCTCGCTCTCTTCAACGACAGCAACCGCTTCAACGCCGCCGGCGATGACCGCACCGTCGCGGTGGAGTTCGACGCCTACCCCAACTCCTGGGACCACAGCGACAACCACGTCGGCATAGACGTGAACAGCATCGACTCCAGGGCCTACACAAACGTAACGAAGCGCTTGGTCTCTGACGACGCGGTCATGACTGCCGAGATCAGCTACGACAACCGCACGGGTGTCCTTATCGCCCGTCTTCGCATCGACGGCGACAAGCCGTACATGGTGAACGCGTCAGTGGACATGAAGGCGAATTTGCCTCATGAAGTTGCAATCGGCTTCGCCGCATCAACTGGCATCTGCAGCGAGCTACATCAGGTGATGTCTTGGTTATTTAGCTCCACTCTAGATGATGCCACGGTGGCTACTAGCAGCACCAGTCCTCGGCGGCGACTAGTGCGTGTGCTAAGTGCCTTCCGCAGTAGTAGCTTTTCTTGTGTTGCTCTGCGCCATCGCCGTCGTCCTAGTCCGTCGGCGACGCATATGGGAGAG GCTGAATTCGAGAGAGGGGTAGGCCCTAGAAGGTACCGCTACCGTGAGCTCGTGGCGGCCACCAAGGACTTCGCGGAGGAGGGAAAGCTCGGGCGAGGTGGCTTCGGCAACGTGGATCGGGGCAGCCTGAGCGACCAAGACCGCCCAGTGGCCATCAAGATGCTCTCCGCGGAATCGTCTGCGCAGGGGAGGAAAGAGTTTGAATCCGAGGTGAAGATCATAAGCCAGCTGAGGCACCGGAATCTTGTGCACTTGTTAGGCTGGTCCGATAGCCGCAAAGGACTCCTGCTCGTCTACGAGCTTGTGCCGGAAGGCAGCCTTGATCGACACATATACAACACTGATCGTCTACTCACTTGGTCAGAGAG ATACAGAATTATCCTTGGCTTAGGATCTGCAGTACGCTATCTCCACACGGAGTGGGATCAGTGTGTGCTGCATGGTGACATCAAACCAAGCAACATACTTCTTGACTCATCACGCAGCACCAAGTTGGCGGATTTCGGCCTGGCGAGGCTCGTGGAGCATGGAGCCGGACCGCGGACAACGCATGTTGTCATGGGCACCGCAGGGTACATAGACCCGGAGTTCGTCCGCACACGCAGGCCGATCACCGAATCCGACGTCTACAACTTTGGCATCGTCGTGTTGGAG TGGATCTGGAACCTGTATGAGAAGGGCGCCATTGTTGAAGCGGTGGATGAGAGGCTAAAGGGAGACAAGCAGCTCGACGATTGCAAGTGGCAGCTACACCGGGCGCTGGTTGTCGGGCTCTGGTGCACGCACCCGCGCCCGGGCGTGCGGCCGTCCGTTGTGCAGCTCATGAACGTCTTGCAATCTGAGGACGTCACGCTACCGACCCTGTCAAGGCCGGGGCCGTCCGACATTTCTCCTGGATCACATGCCTACAACGCGTCGTCGTCGGTCAATGTCTGCAGTGATGATGTGTCTTGGGCCACCACCGGCAGATGA
- the LOC119270158 gene encoding delta(3,5)-Delta(2,4)-dienoyl-CoA isomerase, peroxisomal-like produces MAGAGSSDAEAELRRGFKALAVTRPDPAAAVYEVRLSRPAQLNALSPDSFAEIPRAMALLDRIPAARAVVLSAAGPHFCAGIELGGPGNPLTAPPARGADPAAMAEELRRAILGMQAALTAVELCRKPVIAAVHGACVGGGVELVAACDIRCCSKDATFVLKEVDMAIVADLGALQRLPRIVGYGNAADLALTGRRITAAEAKEMGLVTRVFDSKQELDAGVAKIAKEISEKSANAVMGTKAVLLRSRDITVEQGLEHVATWNSGMLRSDDLMEAIKAFMEKRKPVFSKL; encoded by the exons ATGGCCGGCGCGGGCTCGTCGGACGCGGAGGCGGAGCTGCGGCGGGGCTTCAAGGCCTTGGCCGTGACGCGGCCCGACCCGGCGGCTGCGGTGTACGAGGTGCGCCTCAGCCGCCCGGCGCAGCTCAACGCGCTCAGCCCGGACTCCTTCGCGGAGATCCCGCGCGCCATGGCGCTGCTCGACCGCATCCCCGCCGCGCGCGCCGTCGTGCTGTCCGCCGCGGGCCCCCACTTCTGCGCGGGCATCGAGCTCGGCGGGCCCGGGAACCCGCTCACCGCGCCCCCCGCCCGCGGCGCCGACCCCGCGGCCATGGCGGAGGAGCTCCGCCGCGCGATCCTGGGCATGCAGGCCGCGCTCACCGCCGTCGAGCTGTGCCGGAAGCCCGTCATCGCGGCCGTGCACGGCGCCTGCGTCGGCGGTGGCGTCGAACTGGTGGCCGCCTGCGACATACGCTGCTGCTCCAAGGACGCCACCTTCGTGCTCAAGGAGGTGGACATGGCCATCGTCGCCGACCTCGGCGCGCTGCAGCGCCTGCCGCGGATCGTCGGCTACGGGAACGCGGCGGACCTCGCGCTCACCGGCCGCAGGATCACCGCCGCGGAGGCCAAGGAGATGGGGCTCGTCACCAGGGTGTTCGATTCCAAGCAGGAGCTGGATGCCGGTGTTGCGAAGATTGCCAAAG AAATATCAGAGAAGTCGGCAAACGCAGTGATGGGAACAAAGGCAGTTCTACTCAGAAGCAGAGATATCACTGTAGAGCAGGGCCTGGAGCATGTAGCGACTTGGAACTCTGGAATGCTGAGATCTGATGACCTGATGGAGGCCATCAAAGCTTTCATGGAGAAGCGGAAGCCTGTTTTCTCTAAGCTCTGA